The genomic window GGGCGATATTTACCAGCGATGTATCGTGCTCGTCATTTATTTGCAGCACTTTATTGAAGCACTTAACGGCCTTTTCATACTCATCCAGTGCCATGTAAGCACTACCCAGATTATTGATGGTTTCCGGATCAACATCGGACTCGCCCAGTGCCTGTTTGAGCTCTGTCACTGCGGCCGCGTAGTCTTCTGATCGCAATAGCAGATAACCAATACGAGCATGCACGCCTTCGATATCGGGATAAATATCCAGTACATTTTTATATTGGCGCAATGCATCGTCAAATTTTCCCGCCGCCGCTGATCGTTCTGCGGAAACCAGGTAATAGGCCGCCTGCTTGAGCCATGCTGCATTCAGTGTCGCCTGCCCGCCCACAGGTTTTTTGTCGGGGTGAATCGATATCATTTCGTCGACGAATATTTCCATTTCCGGAGACTCGCCCTCCTCGGCTTTTCCCTGAAAATGCATAACGTGTTCTTTTACCCGTTCCTGAAAGGGCGATGACAGCCATTTTGACTCCGGCATATCCGTTTTTTCTCTGGAATTCGCAATCAATATCCAGGCAATACCACCGGCTACACCAATAAACACCAGTGCCCAGAATATATTCTTCAGCATATTATTACGACGCTGAACCCGCCAATAATCTACGGCCGGCAAATCCGGCTCGTCCACATATTCCTGCTCTTTAACAGAGTATATGCTATTCGATTTATTGTCCTTCATGGATGGACTCCCTGATCACCAGATGCAGCATCATTTACTCAAGCTCACGGCCTTTGCCTGCATTTTGAAGCGACTGCTCCAGAAGCAGACGCGCCTGTTCTGCCAGATACTTTTCAAAGTCAATCCCCATGGCCGTTTCGCGAAGGGATGAGAAGGCTGGCTGCATATAGACCTGATAAACAACCGCCGGACCCGATAACCCAGATGCTTTTTCCAAATAGCTGAACGCACCATCCACATCGCCCATCAATGCACAAACCGCTGATGCATCGAAATATAAGGCCGGCCAGTCCGGCGCACCGGCAATCGCTTTCTGCAACTGCTGCACCGCCTGCGCATACTCTTTGGACTGTGCGGAAAAGAACGCCAAATCCTTGAGACCGGAAGGATCGGCGGGCTTGTACTGAAGAAATGTTTCTATATTGGATCTGGCGGCCGACAATTCATTCTGATCCATCTGTACATGCGCGAGATTGTAATACGCATCGGCGTATCCCGGATTGATCTCAATACTGGCCTCAAACATGTCTCTAGCGCGGGATGCATCCCTTTGGTAATAATAAACTAAACCAAGATCATTCAATGCAGCCGGATCGGATGGGTTCTGCTGGACCGCTTTTCCCAGCGTCAGCTCCGCGCTTTCATACATCTGCTGAACGAGATATAAATGACCCAGTGCCGCCCATGCTTCTGAGAGCTGCGGCCAAAGCCGCAATGCGTCCTGATAGCGCATAACCGCTTCATTGACGCTTCCAGCCTGTGCCAGGGCTTCAGCACGCTTGCTCAGCAATACGGCTTTCTTTAAGGTGTCGGTATTCAAATCACCACCAAAACCGCTCGCTGGAGTTCCAGCATCAGTATCCGTCTTGTTCTTCGTGGTCGCATCACCGTGAGCCGAACCGGTCGCGTCCAGCTTAGCCAAAACAGCACTGGGCCTGCGTGACGCCTGACGCGACTGCTTCAGCTGCGTGCCTTTTTTCACTATAACAACCGCGATCACCAGCAGCAGCACCATGATCGCCGCCACAATGAAAAACACTTTTAAATTGCGCAGATGATCGGCCTTCGCCCCCTTGAAGGCACCACCCTTTGGCTGATCATTCGGCTTTTTACGCGGAGCATGCCGCTTCCAGTCCGGCTGTTCTTTTTGGTAAAAATACCCTTCATTTTCGCTGCGCATCGGATCCTTGTTCATTGATTTGGTTCCACGTTTATCCCTAATTTGTGAAAATGTAGTACAATTGCATCCGGTGGCGCAAGTACATGACTTAGATAAAAGCGGCCATCCATCTTTCCGCCGGCAGATAACTGCCCGCCTTTTTCAAGGAGTTACAACGAAACCTGTTCTTCTACCAACAGACGATACAGTCGATTATAATAGGCACAATGATCCATCAGCTCTTCATGAACGCCGCGAGCAATGATCTCGCCGTGCTGCATAACAAGAATGCGATCGGCATGACGAATCGTGGAAAGACGATGCGCTATAGTGATCGTTGACCGATCTTTTGATAATGCCTGAAGCGCCTGCATGATACATTGCTCTGTTTCACTGTCCACACTGGCCGTTGCTTCGTCCAGTATCAGCAGCGAACATTCGTTCAGGAGAAAAGCGCGAGCCAGAGCCAATAACTGTTTCTGCCCCGTCGATAGACGCGTCCCCCGTTCGCCGCACAGTGTGCCATAACCATTCGGCATCCGACTGATAAAACCATGCGCATGAACATGTTTTGCTGCCATTATTACTTTTTCCGACGGGATGCCCGTATCGTTCAGACGAATATTATCGAGAATGCTTCCCGAAAAAATAAACGGTTCCTGCGGAACAATTGCTATGCGATGCCGCAAGGTCGCCTGTGCCACAGTTTTTACATCCATGCCATCAAATAAAACCTGTCCGCGCTGCGCATCATAAAATCGCGAAATCAGCTGGATGATCGTGCTTTTCCCCGCACCGGTGGCACCGACAATGGCCGCATTTTCGCCTTCCCGAATGGAAAAAGTTACGTCCCGTAAAATCCAGTCTTCCTGCTTGTAGGCAAACCAGACATGATTGAAATTAACAGAGCCCCGAGGCGGATCCGGGAGAACCCGCGGATCCGACACATCTGAAACCGTTTCCTTGGTATCCAGCAACTCAAAGACCCGCTCGCACGAGGCTCGTGCCTGCTGATACAATCCCGCTTTATCCGACAAACTTTCAATGGGGCGGAAAAACTCCCGTAAATACGCCAAAAAAGCGACAATCATCCCTACCGTGACCGAACCGCCGTGCTGCATGGAATACACACCGAAGACCAAAACCAACACCGCCCCCAGAGCCTGTGACAACTCGATCACCGGGAAATAAAAGCTAAACCATTTTACTTCGCGTAAATTCGCATTCAACAGCTCCCCGTTAACATCGGAAAAAGAATCACAGATGCGGGATTCCTGACCAAACATCTGTATGGTCGTCATGCCCGTGATGCTTTCCTGTAAACGCGCATTCAATGACGCCTGTGCCGTACGGATATCCCTATTGGCCTGATGCAGACGCCAATTAGCCAGAGTCAGCAGCGAAAGTGACAAGGGCAATACAACAAACAGCACCCCTGCCAGCAATGGATTCAAATAGAACATAAACCCCGCAACCCCCGCAAACATGAAACAATCAGCCACCGCCCCCACCATGCCATCCGTTACAAATTGCTGCAAGACATCGACATCCGACGTCACTCGCGTGACCAGTTTTCCCACCGGAGTATAATTGTAATAATCAAGTGAAAGACGCATCGCCTTGGAAAACACATCCGCACGAATGCTTCGCAAAATGGACTGCCCAACACGCGCCGACATCACCCCCTGTATGTACCGACCAGCACCACTGACCACAGCAATAAAAAGGTACAACAGCGCAAGGAAAAACAATCCACGAACATTTGCCGATGGCTGTCCTTCCACAGGTTTCAGCAGCCATACATCCACCGCACGACGCAACAGTAATGGCAAACTGTTCTGCAGAACCGCAAAGATCAGCATCAGCCCGCCAATAATCAGCAAAGCGCGACCATAAGGACGTGCATACACCATCAGTCGCCTGAAATACTTCGTTGGCTTCGCTTTATTTGACATGCCGCATCCCACGAACTGCAATTAATGCAGCTGCATCAAATCCGGCCAGCGAAGCTGTACGTGATTAATCAGATCAGGCCCCTCCATATGCAGCGTCTGATTCCCCGAACGAACATATAAACACTTGTTGATATAAGCCGGCGCATCCGAGGGCTTAACGGAAACAAGGCAGATATCCCTGCCCATCACCACATGACGCGACACAGTATAAAAACGAAACGGATTATCCATCTCAATACGCGAACGCAGCATATTGCGGATGTACAAACAGAATCCATCCCAATTGCGCTTCCCGCGGTCAAGTCGCTCGTATTCCCGATTGATACCGCGAACCGATCCGTCATCAGCGACTCCGATGAGCAGTGTCCCTCCATCAAAACTGTTCATAAACGCAGCAACCGCACGAACAATCGTCGTTCCTGACCGCTCCATCTCCCTCTGATCCCGTCCATGCCCCGTCACCGATTCCTTAAACTCCACATCCTGCGATTCACCCGACGCAATTAAAGCCATAATTTCCGGATCATCCGCAAACTGATGATAATTCGTCAACCCCGTAGCGGCCGGGGCCTCCGTCATATTCAAACTCCGGAATATCGGATAAGGATTCTCATCCTTTTCCAATCCGATCAGCACCGTCTTAAAATGATCCAGCAACAGCTCCTGAAATCGTTCCCAATGAATCTCGTCCCGATAATAACGCAGCTCATGCGTGAAAAACTGCACCGCCGGGAAAACATCCTCCGCACGATATTCATCTGGTGCCATCGCATGAAAAAACAACTGGCGATTCGAAGGATGCGGCAGCAGCTTATAGTGATAATACCCGCCAGCCCCTGCATTCGTAAGATACCGGGTTGTTATCAAATGGCTCACCTCCGGACACAGCTTCTTACATACATCCCTCACCGCCGCCAGCAACGACAGCATCGTAATAATGCGCTGCTGTCCATCCACCAGAAGAAACTTCTCAAATCCTTCCATAGGTGCCTTCAACGGCATCGTCACGATCGCCCCCAAAAAGATCTCCTGATTACTCCCCGTGCGGAATAAATCAATAATACCCTCCAGAAAAGTCTCCCACCGATCTTCGCGCCAGCTGTACGGACGCTGGAACGAAGGAACGACATACTGCCTATTCGCTTCGATCAATTGCCTTAACGTACATTCAACAGCCTGCATAATGCTCCCTAATGTTAAAAACGATGTATCCAAAATACATGCAGAAAAATCACGAGCAAGCAATTAATAACAATTCTGCCTTTCTATTATTTTCCCCTTGACTTCATCATGCTCGCCAATCATCATACCCGCCATGAAACAGAGAATAAAACGCACTGCTCTTACTTATTACCACTGCATGAGCCGCATTGTCGGACGTCAAATGCTGCTGGGTGATGTAGAAAAACAACATATGCACACCCTGATCCGCCGCATTGAAGGATTCACGGGTGTTCGCGTATTAACCTATGCCATTATGACTAATCATGTGCATTTACTGCTGGAGGAACCGGACCGGAATTCGGTCGTGACGGATGAGGAACTGCGGAAGCGGATGGCCTGCCTTTATCCATCAGAAGAATGTGTGGAAATACATGAACGCTGGGCGACATGGGATGCGGAATCGGTTAAACGTGATAAATTGCGTTATATCAATCGTATGCATGATATCAGTGAGTTCATGAAACAGGTCAAACAGCGTTTTTCGCGCTGGTACAATAAACGGAACCAGCGGTCGGGTGCGTTATGGGATACGCGCTTTAAAAGCGTATTGGTCGAACAGGGAACGCCGTTACGCGTTGTCGCGGCGTATATCGAGATGAATCCGGTGCGGGCGGGAATGGAAAAGGAACCTCATGATTATCGCTTCTGCGGATTTGCCGAGGCGATGAGCGGCGGCGGAAGGGCGCAGGAAGGCATTCGGGTGATTGCGACATCGATGGACCCGGAGGCTCAGGACTGGAAGACGGTGTCGTCACATTATTTAGAACGCATTCTTATGTATGACGAGGTTCGGAGGCATCCGGAACGGGCGTGCACGGATCATGATTATTTGCGGGAAAAGCTGGGTAAACGACTGGAATTAACCGAATTCGAGCGATTATTGTGTCGTTGCCGCTATTTTACCGACGGACGAATCATTGGTTGCAAAGCCTTTATTGAAGCATTCTTTGCCGAAAACCGGGATTATTTCGGACCGCAACGAACCAGCGGCGCGCGAAAAGTCAAAGGGGGCTGGAACGGACTGTTTGCCATTAGAGACCTGATCGATTGGTAGTCTCGCGGCAGTATCGGCGTCGTTCATCCCTGAATCGGGACTTGCTATTCCCACTGGTACGTTCTATGTAAGACTGTTTTGCGGCACGGTGCCACCCGCTGTTCGCACGAACCATTTTAAGACAGCTTGTTTTATCAGGAAAGACATCATTATGGGCCTAAGTATCGGTATTGTCGGACTCCCAAACGTAGGAAAATCAACTATTTTTAACGCGCTTACCCGCGCACAGAATGCAGAAAGCGCCAACTATCCCTTCTGCACCATTGAACCCAACAAGGCGTCGGTTCCCGTGCCCGATTCGCGCGTGGACAAGCTGGCGGAAATGGTCAAACCCAAGAGTGTCATTTACGCCACCGTGGATTTTGTCGACATTGCCGGTCTGGTAAAAGGTGCCAGTCAGGGCGAAGGTCTGGGAAATAAATTTTTGACCAACATCCGTGAAACCGACGCCATTCTGCATGTTGTCCGCTGTTTTGTTGATGACAACGTCGTGCATGTGGATGGCTCCATCGACCCGGCACGCGACAGCGATGTCATCGAAACGGAGCTCATCATGGCCGACTTCCAGTTAATGGAAAAGCGATGCGAGCGACTGGCCAAGCAGGCCCGTTCCGAAAAATCCTTCCGACCCATGAGTGCTGCGGCAGAAACCATGCGCAACCATCTGGCTTCAGGGCAGCTGGCTATTTCCTGTCCGGATCACGACAGTGACGCCATGAAAGCCCTGCTGCACGAAACACCGTTGCTGACGGACAAACGCTTTATTTATTGCGCCAATGTGGATGAAGCCGGCCTTGCCGAAGACAATGATCTGGTTAAAGCACTGCGGGAGACCGCCAGCCACAAGAATGCCGACGTCGTCAAAATCTGCGCAAAAATGGAAGAAGACATGATCGGCATGGAAGATGAAGAACGCAGCGAATTCCTCCATGAATACGGCGTCGAAGAAAGCGGACTGGATCTCATCATTCACACGGGATTTGCCACGCTGGGATTATCCAGCTTTCTCACGGCCGGACCGAAAGAAGTGCGGGCATGGACCATTCATCAAGGCGATAAAGCACCCCGGGCCGCCGGCGTGATTCACACCGATTTCGAACGCGGATTTATCAGAGCAAAAATCGTTTCCTTCGACGATTACGTAAAATACAACGGCGAGGCCGGAGCTAAAACCGCCGGTGTATTGCGCCTTGAAGGTAAAGAATATGTCATGCAGGACGGCGATATTGTCGAGTTCCTGTTCAACGTGTAGACAAGGAGTTCCCTATGAAGCAGGCACGCATTCCGCTGGAATTCATTCAGCGTATACCCAAAAGTGATATCCACCTTCACCTCGATGGATCGCTGCGAGTGGAATCACTGATCGAGATGGCTCGTGAATCAGGCATTCATCTGCCCTCATACACAAAAGAAGGCCTGCTTGAAACCACCTTCAAAAGCCAGTACACCGACCTGCCCGATTACCTTACCGGTTTTGCCTATACCGTCGCAGTCATGCAGACCGAAGCCCACCTGGAACGGACGGCCTACGAACTGGCTCTGGACAATCTGGAAGAAAATGTGCGCTACATCGAAGTACGGTTTGCGCCGCAGCTGCACCTGAACGAAGAACTGGATATTGAAAAAATCATCCGCGCCGTCGTGCGGGGATTCGATAAAGCTAAAACGGAACACAATCAATCGGAATGCGTCATCAACGGAGACGATATTCCCTTTGAATACGGGCTCATCGTGTGTGCCATGCGCTGTTTCAACCGCAACATGTCGCCCTATTTTGCCAAGCTCTTCGACGTGATGCCGCTGGCTCCGAAAAAAGAAGTATTCGCAGTCGCCTCGCTGGAACTGGCCCGGGCTGTCGAAAAACTGATGCATGAAGAACACCTGCCCATCGTCGGCTTCGATCTGGCCGGCGAAGAAGCGGGCTACCCCGCCACAGCCCATCGCGAGGCCTATCGCTACTGTTCCACCCATTTCATCAAAAAAACGGTACATGCCGGCGAAGCGTACGGACCGGAATCCATCTTTCAAGCCATCACCAAGTGCCATGCCAACCGCATTGGACACGGCACGTTCATCTTCGCCGACAACATGATCCGTGATCCAAATATCATTGATAATAAAGCCTTTGTAAATCGTCTCTCCGACTACATCGCCAGTCAGCGCATTACTATTGAAGTCTGCCCCACCAGCAATCTGCAGACCATCCCGGAAATAAAGAGCATCGCCGATCATCCCGTAAAGAAGATGATCAAATACGGCATTTCTGTGACCATCTGCACCGACAACCGGCTGGTATCCCGAACCACGGTAACCAACGAACTGGATCAGGTTGTTCAGCATATCGATTTAACGAAAAAAGAATTCCGCAACATCGTCCTTGCCGGATTCAAGGGCGCCTTCTTTCCCGGTGCCTACAAAGACAAACGCACCTACGTCCGGCGCGTCATTGACAACTACGACCGCATGGAAGCGGAACTGCTCGGAGGCCATTCATCCCAAAATGACGACGAATAGTTCGAATCCTCCCCCCGAGGCAAAAAAACACGATTTGAAAAAGTTCCAATCATTGGAACTTTCCCCAAAAATAGTTCCAATCATTGGAACTTTTAAATCAGCCGTCGAGCAACGCTTCGACGACCTCAATTTTCAAAACAAAGAGATTGTTATGGCAAAAAAATGTACCGCGTTATCGATCAAAAACCGCAAGGGGAAAGAACGCATCGCTTCTGTTGCGCTTGCCGATTACACCTCCGCCTGTCTGGCAGCCGAGAGCGGCATTGAGATGCTGCTGGTGGGTGATTCACTGGGCATGACAATGCTGGGTTACACGAGCACGCTGCCGGTGACACTGGACGAAATGATTATGTTTACCAAGGCCGTGGTTCGCGGCGCGCCCGATGCACTGGTTATCGCAGATATGCCCTTTATGTCCTATCAGGTGTCAGGCGAGCAGCTGATCCAAAATGCAGGACGCGTCATCAAGGAAAGCGGCGCGGATGCGATTAAGCTGGAAGGTGGCGGCCGTTATGGCACCGTCTTGCGGTCGCTGATTGACATCGGCGTGCCGGTGATGGGACACATTGGATTGACGCCGCAGAGTGTGAAAGCCATGGGCGGCTTTAAAGTACAGGGTCGCAAATCCGAAGACGCCGAACGGCTGATTCAGGATGCCATCGCGCTGGATCAGGCAGGCATCTTTTCACTGGTGCTGGAATGTGTTCCTGCCGAGCTTGCTACGGAGATTTCATCGCGGATATCCTGCCCCACCATCGGCATCGGTGCGGGTGCGGGCTGTGACGGACAGATCCTGGTTTTTCAGGATATGGTAGGACAATTTCGCCGATTCTGTCCCAAATTTGTGAAGCAGTACGCCCAGCTGGGCGATGCCGCGGTATCGGCGTTACAACAATATAAGTCCGAGGTAGAAGACGGTCTTTTCCCGACCGCTGAACACAGTTTCTGATTTTTAGCGTAGCAGTCGCCCGGTCCACTGAGTGAAATCACGGGGATCGGATGCACTCACGCGGATACGCTCGCCGCTTTCGGGATGTGGAAATGCCAGACTGGCCGCATGAAGCATCTGGCGGGGCGCGTTGCGCCAGATATCCGGCACCGGCG from Spartobacteria bacterium includes these protein-coding regions:
- a CDS encoding tetratricopeptide repeat protein — its product is MKDNKSNSIYSVKEQEYVDEPDLPAVDYWRVQRRNNMLKNIFWALVFIGVAGGIAWILIANSREKTDMPESKWLSSPFQERVKEHVMHFQGKAEEGESPEMEIFVDEMISIHPDKKPVGGQATLNAAWLKQAAYYLVSAERSAAAGKFDDALRQYKNVLDIYPDIEGVHARIGYLLLRSEDYAAAVTELKQALGESDVDPETINNLGSAYMALDEYEKAVKCFNKVLQINDEHDTSLVNIAHSYEKLGKFSEAQMYYEKYIKRHADDTSAYMGYANLLLEMQEWKKAVGVLMQLQQKAPDVGPVYFKLAEALSHTGNRQGAMQSLKRGVLLVDPRNALGWLVQPGFDDMRNLSEFKVLVDTLSRSE
- a CDS encoding tetratricopeptide repeat protein is translated as MNKDPMRSENEGYFYQKEQPDWKRHAPRKKPNDQPKGGAFKGAKADHLRNLKVFFIVAAIMVLLLVIAVVIVKKGTQLKQSRQASRRPSAVLAKLDATGSAHGDATTKNKTDTDAGTPASGFGGDLNTDTLKKAVLLSKRAEALAQAGSVNEAVMRYQDALRLWPQLSEAWAALGHLYLVQQMYESAELTLGKAVQQNPSDPAALNDLGLVYYYQRDASRARDMFEASIEINPGYADAYYNLAHVQMDQNELSAARSNIETFLQYKPADPSGLKDLAFFSAQSKEYAQAVQQLQKAIAGAPDWPALYFDASAVCALMGDVDGAFSYLEKASGLSGPAVVYQVYMQPAFSSLRETAMGIDFEKYLAEQARLLLEQSLQNAGKGRELE
- a CDS encoding ABC transporter ATP-binding protein; its protein translation is MSNKAKPTKYFRRLMVYARPYGRALLIIGGLMLIFAVLQNSLPLLLRRAVDVWLLKPVEGQPSANVRGLFFLALLYLFIAVVSGAGRYIQGVMSARVGQSILRSIRADVFSKAMRLSLDYYNYTPVGKLVTRVTSDVDVLQQFVTDGMVGAVADCFMFAGVAGFMFYLNPLLAGVLFVVLPLSLSLLTLANWRLHQANRDIRTAQASLNARLQESITGMTTIQMFGQESRICDSFSDVNGELLNANLREVKWFSFYFPVIELSQALGAVLVLVFGVYSMQHGGSVTVGMIVAFLAYLREFFRPIESLSDKAGLYQQARASCERVFELLDTKETVSDVSDPRVLPDPPRGSVNFNHVWFAYKQEDWILRDVTFSIREGENAAIVGATGAGKSTIIQLISRFYDAQRGQVLFDGMDVKTVAQATLRHRIAIVPQEPFIFSGSILDNIRLNDTGIPSEKVIMAAKHVHAHGFISRMPNGYGTLCGERGTRLSTGQKQLLALARAFLLNECSLLILDEATASVDSETEQCIMQALQALSKDRSTITIAHRLSTIRHADRILVMQHGEIIARGVHEELMDHCAYYNRLYRLLVEEQVSL
- a CDS encoding DUF262 domain-containing protein, translating into MQAVECTLRQLIEANRQYVVPSFQRPYSWREDRWETFLEGIIDLFRTGSNQEIFLGAIVTMPLKAPMEGFEKFLLVDGQQRIITMLSLLAAVRDVCKKLCPEVSHLITTRYLTNAGAGGYYHYKLLPHPSNRQLFFHAMAPDEYRAEDVFPAVQFFTHELRYYRDEIHWERFQELLLDHFKTVLIGLEKDENPYPIFRSLNMTEAPAATGLTNYHQFADDPEIMALIASGESQDVEFKESVTGHGRDQREMERSGTTIVRAVAAFMNSFDGGTLLIGVADDGSVRGINREYERLDRGKRNWDGFCLYIRNMLRSRIEMDNPFRFYTVSRHVVMGRDICLVSVKPSDAPAYINKCLYVRSGNQTLHMEGPDLINHVQLRWPDLMQLH
- the ychF gene encoding redox-regulated ATPase YchF, whose protein sequence is MGLSIGIVGLPNVGKSTIFNALTRAQNAESANYPFCTIEPNKASVPVPDSRVDKLAEMVKPKSVIYATVDFVDIAGLVKGASQGEGLGNKFLTNIRETDAILHVVRCFVDDNVVHVDGSIDPARDSDVIETELIMADFQLMEKRCERLAKQARSEKSFRPMSAAAETMRNHLASGQLAISCPDHDSDAMKALLHETPLLTDKRFIYCANVDEAGLAEDNDLVKALRETASHKNADVVKICAKMEEDMIGMEDEERSEFLHEYGVEESGLDLIIHTGFATLGLSSFLTAGPKEVRAWTIHQGDKAPRAAGVIHTDFERGFIRAKIVSFDDYVKYNGEAGAKTAGVLRLEGKEYVMQDGDIVEFLFNV
- a CDS encoding adenosine deaminase family protein, with the translated sequence MPLEFIQRIPKSDIHLHLDGSLRVESLIEMARESGIHLPSYTKEGLLETTFKSQYTDLPDYLTGFAYTVAVMQTEAHLERTAYELALDNLEENVRYIEVRFAPQLHLNEELDIEKIIRAVVRGFDKAKTEHNQSECVINGDDIPFEYGLIVCAMRCFNRNMSPYFAKLFDVMPLAPKKEVFAVASLELARAVEKLMHEEHLPIVGFDLAGEEAGYPATAHREAYRYCSTHFIKKTVHAGEAYGPESIFQAITKCHANRIGHGTFIFADNMIRDPNIIDNKAFVNRLSDYIASQRITIEVCPTSNLQTIPEIKSIADHPVKKMIKYGISVTICTDNRLVSRTTVTNELDQVVQHIDLTKKEFRNIVLAGFKGAFFPGAYKDKRTYVRRVIDNYDRMEAELLGGHSSQNDDE
- the panB gene encoding 3-methyl-2-oxobutanoate hydroxymethyltransferase; amino-acid sequence: MAKKCTALSIKNRKGKERIASVALADYTSACLAAESGIEMLLVGDSLGMTMLGYTSTLPVTLDEMIMFTKAVVRGAPDALVIADMPFMSYQVSGEQLIQNAGRVIKESGADAIKLEGGGRYGTVLRSLIDIGVPVMGHIGLTPQSVKAMGGFKVQGRKSEDAERLIQDAIALDQAGIFSLVLECVPAELATEISSRISCPTIGIGAGAGCDGQILVFQDMVGQFRRFCPKFVKQYAQLGDAAVSALQQYKSEVEDGLFPTAEHSF